In a genomic window of Desulfonispora thiosulfatigenes DSM 11270:
- a CDS encoding Na/Pi cotransporter family protein: MDVTWQYIIFNFVGGLGLFLFGIKSMSDGLQSSAGDRMRLILEKGTKTPIRGVLTGCLVTALIQSSSGTTVLTVGLVNAGLLPLRQAIGVIMGANIGTTVTAYLIGFKLKEYSLPILAIGVLFLLFSKKKRIIYLGEILFGFGALFYGMDVMGQGLKHLKDAPFFLDLMIGVDNNPIMGVLIGILFTAVVQSSSATIGVLQELANQGVITYGQAIPILFGDNIGTTVTAVLAGIGASVAAKRASLTHFLFNFIGTLIFLPLFLSGWFIPFVIFVTNNIFAILPGSAGLWETLNIKMQIAQTHGIFNLSNTLIQLPFVALLAIIVSKVIPGDDSAITARPEYLEPRLLDNTPVALANASRETLRMGRMTSEIYNHSVEYFFTRKDVDKNIALQYEDIVDQLEEKITDYVLKATSGQNLNDIMSNRSHAILHAVGDFERVGDHCINLVELTDYVIEHKIAFSSGALDDLLEMMNRVSNIFLKSLEAFKTEDYDLAREVVKNDDIIDEMEDKLRKSHIFRLNKETCNGTSGAIYIELLSNLERIGDHSVNIAKYILEQE, encoded by the coding sequence ATGGATGTAACCTGGCAGTATATTATATTTAATTTTGTAGGCGGCTTAGGTTTATTTTTATTTGGAATTAAGTCTATGTCAGATGGATTACAGTCTTCAGCTGGAGACCGGATGCGACTTATCCTTGAAAAGGGAACTAAGACTCCGATAAGAGGAGTTTTGACTGGGTGTTTAGTAACAGCCCTGATTCAAAGTAGTAGTGGAACTACCGTTTTAACAGTAGGATTAGTAAATGCAGGTCTTTTGCCTTTGCGCCAAGCTATTGGTGTAATAATGGGTGCCAATATTGGTACTACAGTAACAGCATATTTAATTGGTTTTAAACTAAAAGAATATTCGTTACCTATTTTAGCAATTGGTGTTTTATTTTTATTATTTAGTAAGAAAAAACGAATTATTTATCTAGGAGAAATACTATTTGGTTTTGGTGCCTTATTTTATGGCATGGATGTAATGGGACAAGGTTTAAAACATTTAAAGGATGCCCCATTTTTCTTAGATTTAATGATTGGCGTTGACAATAATCCTATAATGGGAGTTTTAATTGGTATTTTATTTACAGCTGTTGTTCAAAGTAGTAGTGCCACGATTGGGGTATTACAAGAACTTGCTAATCAAGGGGTAATTACTTATGGGCAAGCTATACCAATATTATTTGGAGACAATATTGGTACAACTGTAACTGCCGTTTTAGCGGGGATAGGAGCTAGTGTAGCTGCTAAAAGAGCCTCTTTAACGCACTTTTTATTTAATTTTATCGGAACATTAATTTTCTTACCCTTATTTTTATCAGGATGGTTTATTCCATTTGTAATCTTTGTTACAAATAACATTTTTGCTATATTGCCAGGATCAGCTGGATTATGGGAAACCCTTAATATTAAAATGCAAATAGCCCAAACACATGGAATATTTAATTTGTCTAACACATTAATTCAATTACCATTTGTTGCTCTACTTGCTATTATAGTTAGTAAAGTAATTCCAGGAGATGATTCAGCAATTACCGCTAGACCTGAATATTTAGAACCAAGATTACTTGATAATACTCCTGTAGCTTTAGCAAATGCTAGTAGAGAAACACTTAGAATGGGACGTATGACTAGTGAAATTTATAATCACTCCGTAGAATACTTTTTTACTAGAAAAGATGTAGATAAAAACATAGCTCTACAATATGAGGATATAGTAGATCAGTTAGAAGAAAAAATTACTGATTATGTATTAAAGGCTACATCAGGTCAAAATCTAAATGATATAATGTCTAATAGAAGCCATGCCATATTACATGCTGTAGGCGATTTTGAACGTGTAGGAGATCATTGTATCAATTTAGTGGAGTTAACTGATTATGTAATTGAACATAAAATTGCTTTTTCTTCAGGTGCATTAGATGATTTGTTAGAAATGATGAATAGAGTTAGTAATATTTTCTTAAAGTCTTTAGAGGCCTTTAAAACTGAAGACTATGATTTAGCACGAGAAGTTGTTAAGAATGATGATATTATTGATGAAATGGAAGATAAATTGCGTAAAAGTCATATTTTTAGGCTTAATAAGGAAACCTGTAATGGAACTTCAGGTGCAATTTATATTGAACTTTTAAGTAATTTAGAAAGAATAGGAGATCATTCAGTAAATATTGCTAAATATATATTAGAACAGGAATAA
- the pnpS gene encoding two-component system histidine kinase PnpS, which yields MKFRIRTRIVITYLLLIVFSMSILGTGLIILLEKYFTDKLENQLEREGYLVSSIIYDDLLKEQYSDIDNIVKNIGKKLNTRITIILADGMVVADSNYERKKLENHINRQEVQEALQGKTGIVKRFSRTVNINNMYVALPIKAKNSFIGVVRLSLPLTEINKTLFSLTLILITTIFIATSIGVLLSIRLSKTIIEPIKEISKIADKIAKGDLKQKIFCPTQDELGALSRSINVMTTSLKEKIIEITSSKNRIEAILNNISSGVLVINKEGIVQELNPQVEKIFGVNKEKIIGENFQKIIRNYDFQESIEKTVSEKVKTNCELAPIYPGRCILEVYITPIIQENKVRQVAIIFHDITSIRQVEKMKSDFIANASHELRTPITAIKGFSETLLSGAMEEKALRERFIGIIDKEAERLCCLTNDLLDLSQLERRNKEIDMQEEDITSLLKVCSKRLETKAINNEININLDIANDLPKIKINKNSIYQVIINLIDNGIKYNKKGGILNITAKEEGSYLLVSFKDTGIGISKEELPRIFERFYRVDKARSKEIGGTGLGLSIVKHILDMQKVKISVESQLDKGTMFTLYFKLKE from the coding sequence ATGAAATTTCGTATACGGACAAGGATAGTAATAACATATTTGTTGTTAATTGTTTTTTCTATGTCTATATTAGGTACAGGGTTAATTATTCTTTTAGAAAAATATTTTACAGATAAATTAGAAAATCAATTAGAAAGAGAAGGTTATTTAGTTTCTTCTATTATTTATGATGATCTATTAAAAGAGCAATATAGTGATATCGATAATATTGTCAAAAATATAGGTAAAAAGCTTAATACAAGAATCACAATAATATTAGCTGATGGTATGGTAGTAGCTGATTCTAACTATGAACGTAAAAAATTAGAAAACCATATTAATAGGCAAGAAGTACAAGAGGCCTTGCAGGGAAAAACTGGTATAGTAAAACGATTTAGTAGAACGGTCAATATAAATAATATGTATGTAGCACTCCCTATAAAGGCTAAGAACTCTTTTATAGGGGTAGTTCGACTTTCGTTACCTTTAACAGAAATAAATAAAACATTATTTAGTTTAACATTAATTTTAATTACTACTATTTTTATTGCAACTAGCATAGGTGTACTACTTAGTATTAGGTTATCAAAAACCATTATTGAACCAATTAAAGAAATTAGTAAAATTGCTGATAAAATAGCTAAAGGTGATTTAAAACAAAAAATATTTTGTCCTACACAAGATGAATTAGGTGCTCTCTCACGATCCATTAATGTTATGACAACATCATTAAAAGAAAAAATTATTGAAATAACATCTAGTAAAAATAGAATAGAGGCTATACTTAATAATATTTCAAGTGGTGTATTAGTTATTAACAAAGAAGGAATTGTCCAAGAATTAAATCCTCAAGTAGAAAAAATATTTGGAGTAAATAAAGAAAAAATTATTGGTGAAAATTTTCAAAAAATTATTAGAAATTATGATTTTCAGGAAAGCATAGAAAAGACAGTAAGTGAAAAGGTAAAAACTAATTGTGAATTAGCACCCATTTACCCAGGGAGGTGTATTTTAGAGGTATATATTACACCTATTATCCAAGAAAATAAAGTTAGGCAGGTAGCAATTATATTTCATGATATAACCTCGATTAGACAGGTTGAAAAAATGAAAAGTGATTTTATAGCAAATGCTTCTCATGAGTTAAGAACTCCAATCACAGCAATTAAAGGATTTTCAGAAACACTTTTATCTGGTGCAATGGAAGAAAAAGCTTTAAGGGAACGATTTATTGGGATAATTGATAAAGAAGCTGAACGCTTATGTTGTTTAACTAATGATTTATTAGATTTGTCTCAGTTAGAGAGACGAAATAAAGAAATAGATATGCAAGAAGAAGATATAACTTCATTATTAAAAGTATGTAGTAAAAGATTAGAAACTAAAGCAATTAATAATGAAATAAATATTAATTTAGATATTGCTAATGATTTACCTAAAATAAAGATAAATAAAAACAGTATTTATCAAGTTATAATAAATTTAATTGATAATGGTATTAAATATAATAAAAAAGGTGGAATTTTAAATATAACTGCCAAAGAAGAGGGTAGTTATTTACTAGTGAGTTTTAAAGATACTGGTATAGGTATTTCTAAAGAAGAATTACCACGTATTTTTGAACGCTTTTATAGGGTTGATAAAGCTCGTTCAAAAGAGATTGGGGGCACAGGACTAGGACTAAGTATTGTAAAACATATTTTAGATATGCAAAAGGTAAAAATAAGTGTAGAAAGTCAGTTAGATAAAGGAACTATGTTTACATTATATTTCAAATTAAAGGAGTAA
- a CDS encoding phosphate ABC transporter substrate-binding protein yields the protein MFKKLSLLLVLILSLSVFLAGCGEKEEMADDKQEGLSGRLKLAGSTSVQPLAEELAMRFMELNPNVKIEIAGGGSGAGIESVAGNGVADIGMASRELKEEEKTNNQDIRAIVIAKDGLAVIVHPDNEVSELSTKQVKDIFTGEITNWKDVGGKDAGITVINREEGSGTRGAFQELVLGKEGNYTTKAAIQNSTGAVKEAVKADPNSIGYISMGSLSEDVVGVVIDGANPTTEAVKDGKYPISRPFNFIIKVEAQGLTKAFIDWVLENEGQSMVSEQGFISL from the coding sequence ATGTTTAAAAAATTAAGTTTGCTTTTAGTTCTTATTTTATCTTTATCTGTATTTTTAGCAGGTTGTGGAGAAAAAGAAGAAATGGCTGATGATAAACAAGAAGGTTTAAGTGGCCGTTTAAAATTAGCAGGTTCAACTTCAGTACAGCCCTTAGCTGAAGAACTAGCAATGAGATTTATGGAATTAAATCCTAATGTAAAAATTGAAATTGCTGGTGGTGGATCAGGTGCTGGAATAGAATCTGTTGCTGGAAATGGTGTTGCTGATATTGGAATGGCTTCTAGAGAATTAAAAGAAGAAGAAAAAACTAATAATCAAGATATTAGGGCAATAGTAATTGCTAAAGATGGCTTAGCTGTTATAGTTCATCCTGATAATGAGGTAAGTGAGTTAAGTACAAAGCAGGTTAAAGACATATTTACAGGAGAAATAACTAATTGGAAAGATGTCGGCGGTAAGGATGCTGGTATTACGGTTATTAATAGAGAAGAAGGTTCAGGTACAAGAGGAGCATTCCAAGAGCTAGTATTAGGAAAAGAGGGTAATTATACCACGAAAGCTGCAATCCAAAATTCAACCGGGGCAGTAAAAGAAGCAGTTAAAGCTGATCCAAATTCAATTGGCTATATTTCAATGGGTTCTTTAAGTGAAGATGTAGTAGGAGTTGTAATTGATGGAGCTAACCCAACAACGGAAGCTGTAAAAGATGGTAAATACCCAATCTCAAGACCCTTTAACTTTATTATTAAAGTTGAAGCCCAAGGTTTAACTAAAGCATTTATTGACTGGGTTTTAGAAAATGAGGGTCAAAGTATGGTTAGCGAACAAGGATTCATTTCTCTCTAA
- the pstC gene encoding phosphate ABC transporter permease subunit PstC → MKKKSELIVKIILFFTSIIAVSTIVLITFFIFKTGLPVIQKYGLWNFLLGSTWNPTKEIYGILPMVIGTFYVTFLALVIGIPFGISTAVYLAEMSSEQASKIIRPAIELLAGIPSVIYGLVGMVVLNDIMRNIERNLLGNILPKEYQWGYSVLSGGIILAIMILPTIINISEDALRSVPRKYKEGALALGATHLQTITKVIIPAAKSGIVSAVVLAMGRALGETMALIMVIGNMPAIPKHGLLSIFAPISSLTGVIALEMGYAGPNHRAALFAVGIVLLFFIASLNIFAMFFIRRGGEKV, encoded by the coding sequence ATGAAAAAAAAATCTGAATTAATTGTAAAAATTATTTTGTTTTTTACATCTATAATAGCTGTATCTACAATAGTATTAATTACTTTTTTTATTTTCAAAACAGGACTACCGGTTATTCAAAAATATGGTCTTTGGAATTTTTTACTTGGCTCTACTTGGAATCCAACGAAAGAAATTTATGGAATTTTACCTATGGTTATTGGTACGTTTTATGTCACCTTTTTAGCACTAGTAATTGGAATCCCATTTGGTATATCTACAGCGGTTTACTTGGCCGAAATGTCTTCTGAACAAGCTAGTAAGATTATAAGACCTGCTATTGAACTTTTAGCTGGTATTCCTTCGGTAATATACGGTTTAGTTGGGATGGTTGTTCTTAATGATATTATGAGAAATATAGAGAGAAATTTATTGGGAAATATTTTACCTAAAGAATATCAATGGGGTTATAGTGTTTTAAGTGGTGGAATAATTTTAGCAATTATGATTTTACCAACAATAATTAATATCTCAGAAGATGCTCTTAGAAGCGTTCCTCGGAAATATAAAGAAGGTGCATTAGCTTTAGGAGCAACTCATTTACAAACAATCACCAAAGTAATAATCCCAGCAGCTAAATCTGGAATCGTTTCAGCTGTTGTCTTAGCTATGGGTAGAGCTCTTGGTGAAACAATGGCATTAATTATGGTTATTGGAAATATGCCTGCAATCCCTAAACATGGGCTGTTAAGTATATTTGCTCCTATTAGTAGTTTAACAGGAGTAATAGCCTTAGAAATGGGTTATGCTGGACCTAATCATAGGGCAGCTTTATTTGCTGTAGGGATAGTATTACTTTTTTTCATAGCTAGTTTAAATATATTTGCTATGTTTTTTATTCGCCGAGGAGGTGAAAAAGTATGA
- the pstA gene encoding phosphate ABC transporter permease PstA gives MMLTVPRGKEKIASLLLTLAAFSTVLILMIIIGYVIFRGINHISLDFLLDRPRKMGSEGGIFPVIVGTLYYAILTISIATPIGVGAAIYLQEYTRGNTLTKIIRFGTEILAGIPSIIFGLFGYAFFVVLLEEYTKGWSLVSGSLTATCMILPTIIRTSEEALKTVPSSFREASLSLGANRWQTIYKVVLPTAIPGILTGIILGIGRAIGETAALLLTLGGTLLSPESAFDGARTLSMHLYMVALETGNMDVAFATAVVLIILIFIINFIANFVINKIVAHQRR, from the coding sequence ATGATGTTAACAGTACCAAGGGGTAAGGAAAAAATAGCCTCTTTATTATTAACTTTAGCTGCTTTTTCTACGGTTTTAATTTTAATGATAATAATCGGATATGTAATTTTTCGGGGTATAAATCATATAAGTTTGGATTTTTTACTAGATCGCCCACGCAAGATGGGGTCTGAAGGTGGAATTTTTCCGGTAATAGTTGGTACTTTATATTATGCTATTTTGACTATTAGTATTGCAACTCCTATAGGTGTTGGAGCGGCAATTTATTTACAAGAATATACCAGAGGAAATACTTTAACTAAAATAATTAGATTTGGAACTGAAATTTTAGCTGGCATTCCTTCAATCATATTTGGTTTGTTTGGTTATGCTTTTTTTGTTGTTTTGCTTGAGGAATATACAAAAGGTTGGTCTTTGGTTTCAGGGTCATTAACAGCAACATGTATGATTTTACCGACTATTATTAGAACTTCCGAAGAAGCTTTAAAAACTGTTCCAAGTTCATTTAGAGAAGCAAGTTTATCATTAGGTGCTAATAGATGGCAGACCATTTATAAAGTTGTGCTGCCAACGGCTATTCCTGGGATATTAACAGGAATTATATTAGGAATAGGAAGAGCTATCGGAGAAACTGCAGCGTTATTATTAACTTTGGGTGGTACATTATTAAGTCCAGAATCGGCATTTGATGGAGCAAGAACCCTTTCTATGCATTTATATATGGTTGCTTTAGAAACGGGTAATATGGATGTTGCTTTTGCCACAGCGGTAGTGCTTATTATCCTAATTTTCATTATTAATTTTATCGCAAATTTTGTCATAAATAAAATAGTTGCTCATCAGAGGAGGTAA
- the pstB gene encoding phosphate ABC transporter ATP-binding protein PstB yields the protein MKVKLSAQNLNLHYGSFQALKEINIDIKEKEITAFIGPSGCGKSTFLRSLNRMNDLIKGVTIDGNVLIDNQDIYSSKIDVVELRKKVGMVFQSPNPFPMSIYDNVAYGPRVHGNKNKRKLNEIVEKSLKQAALWDEVKDNLNKSALSLSGGQQQRLCIARVLAVEPEVLLMDEPTSALDPISTLRVEELVQKLKKDYTIVIVTHNMQQAARVSDVTAFFLTGEIIEYDITENIFTKPKDQRTEDYITGRFG from the coding sequence ATGAAAGTTAAATTATCCGCTCAAAACTTAAATTTACATTATGGTTCATTTCAAGCCTTAAAAGAAATTAATATAGATATTAAAGAAAAAGAAATAACAGCTTTCATTGGTCCTTCAGGTTGTGGAAAATCTACATTTTTAAGATCCTTAAATCGAATGAATGATTTAATTAAAGGCGTTACTATAGATGGAAATGTATTAATTGATAACCAGGATATTTATAGTTCTAAAATTGACGTTGTGGAATTGCGAAAAAAAGTAGGAATGGTCTTTCAAAGTCCTAATCCTTTTCCTATGTCAATTTATGATAATGTTGCTTATGGACCTCGTGTCCATGGTAATAAAAATAAGAGAAAGTTAAATGAAATAGTAGAAAAAAGTTTAAAACAAGCGGCTTTATGGGATGAAGTTAAAGATAATTTAAATAAAAGTGCTCTTAGTTTATCAGGAGGACAACAGCAACGTCTTTGCATTGCTAGGGTATTAGCTGTAGAGCCTGAAGTATTATTAATGGATGAGCCAACATCAGCACTTGATCCTATATCAACTCTAAGGGTAGAAGAATTAGTACAAAAGCTAAAAAAGGATTATACTATCGTAATCGTTACTCATAACATGCAACAAGCCGCACGGGTATCAGATGTTACAGCATTTTTTTTAACAGGAGAAATAATAGAGTATGATATCACTGAGAATATTTTCACAAAGCCTAAAGATCAAAGAACTGAGGATTACATCACAGGTCGTTTTGGTTAA
- the phoU gene encoding phosphate signaling complex protein PhoU, whose translation MSRTLYAKALDELEKQILKMGGLVEEQINLSIMSLANQDLELAENIIIKDDIIDNLELEIEERCLKLIATQQPMAKDLRRISAGLKIITDLERIGDNAVDISKITIRIGTDKLIKPLIDLPRMALITQEMLKNSLDSYINGDVELALTLAKKDDQVDELHSQIFRELISYMFENPKNINQCAHLLFVSRYLERIADHATNIGENVIYMVKAERRSLNN comes from the coding sequence ATGTCTAGAACCTTATATGCGAAAGCTTTAGATGAACTTGAAAAACAAATATTAAAAATGGGTGGGTTAGTTGAAGAACAAATTAATTTATCAATCATGTCTTTAGCTAATCAAGATTTAGAATTAGCAGAAAATATAATAATAAAAGATGATATTATTGATAATTTAGAATTAGAAATAGAAGAAAGATGTTTGAAATTAATAGCAACACAACAGCCGATGGCTAAAGATTTAAGAAGAATTAGTGCTGGCCTTAAGATTATTACGGATTTAGAAAGAATAGGAGATAATGCAGTAGATATTTCTAAAATAACAATAAGAATTGGCACAGATAAATTAATTAAGCCATTGATTGATTTACCCAGAATGGCATTAATAACTCAGGAAATGTTAAAAAACTCATTAGATAGTTATATTAATGGGGATGTAGAATTAGCTTTGACATTAGCAAAAAAGGATGATCAAGTAGATGAGCTTCATAGTCAAATCTTTAGAGAGTTAATAAGTTATATGTTTGAAAATCCGAAAAACATTAATCAATGTGCACATTTATTATTTGTGAGTAGATATTTAGAAAGAATAGCTGATCACGCAACTAATATTGGTGAAAACGTAATTTATATGGTAAAAGCTGAAAGAAGAAGTTTAAATAATTAA
- a CDS encoding FeoA domain-containing protein, whose amino-acid sequence MSEIFSLARLKVGQIGEIVELKEEALVHKLGIGKGMSVIVLQQAVDWLVQIGYNQLFLSKDTLNKIHVKEVNV is encoded by the coding sequence ATGTCTGAAATCTTTAGCTTAGCTAGATTAAAAGTTGGTCAAATTGGTGAAATTGTTGAGCTTAAGGAAGAAGCACTGGTTCATAAATTAGGGATTGGAAAAGGTATGTCAGTAATTGTTCTCCAACAAGCTGTAGATTGGTTGGTTCAAATCGGTTATAATCAATTATTTTTAAGTAAAGATACACTAAACAAAATACATGTTAAAGAAGTTAATGTATAA
- a CDS encoding DVU0298 family protein, with the protein MISKKNIKELILQKEYDQIISLAYQDHKKVLKYVQMNLFGNFNDPLKWYTIETIGKLAKNFGNEHQELYLNLIRRFIWAMNDESGNVPWGSAEGMGAIISNNPENFRSFTSILILNALDNFICFPGMLWATGVIAEEDKSLVIPFIDKLIPFIESNNPQILAYAIILMEKTDQVGQIDNLKYLEGKEDKVIIFIDGELVTTTIGDLAKKSIKVLENKSL; encoded by the coding sequence ATGATTTCTAAAAAGAATATCAAAGAACTAATCTTACAAAAAGAATATGATCAAATTATTTCATTAGCATATCAGGATCATAAGAAAGTATTAAAATATGTACAAATGAATTTATTTGGAAATTTTAATGATCCTTTGAAATGGTATACGATAGAAACTATAGGAAAATTAGCTAAAAATTTTGGTAATGAACATCAAGAATTATATTTAAATTTAATACGTCGTTTTATTTGGGCAATGAATGATGAAAGTGGAAATGTTCCTTGGGGTTCAGCTGAAGGAATGGGAGCAATAATCTCAAACAACCCGGAAAATTTTCGTAGTTTTACCTCGATTTTAATTTTAAATGCTTTAGATAATTTTATATGCTTTCCAGGCATGTTATGGGCAACTGGCGTAATTGCTGAAGAAGATAAAAGCTTAGTAATTCCTTTTATTGATAAATTAATTCCTTTTATAGAGTCAAACAATCCTCAAATACTTGCTTATGCTATTATTTTAATGGAAAAGACGGATCAGGTAGGACAAATTGATAATTTAAAATACTTAGAAGGTAAAGAGGATAAAGTAATAATATTTATTGATGGAGAATTAGTAACGACTACAATAGGTGATTTAGCCAAAAAGTCAATTAAAGTACTTGAAAACAAATCCCTGTGA
- a CDS encoding heme NO-binding domain-containing protein, with translation MKGSVVGTWINSLQSFFGNKLVDEVLKENNWEPDRIISPTEDIADNEAFNIISLISKKVNKTKAEIWRQIGKQNIYSFESWFPSYFDRPSLKDFLLAMDEIHRQLTKKIPGATPPRLIATEVSPKQIEITYISKRGLFDYFLGLLEGSAEYFKEKLDVTILDKGIKDNKHFIKVSLILEKGEQTTENYNLTKRLSLGIKELPLKIAVSTGLISLPLIALGTGSFSFKTILLSLVIFLASFGVSNVMLKPLKSLQEQIKNMENSDFSKRKLVITNDSLEIINSQLNTLQENIQKDFLFLKGGTDDLHSFTKKFSDIASQMEQVSDTIQGVVQQVAEGAVYQAEETEKSVSTLTENIENLNQIAEEELKSKEQLETAIVNIKTSYVEVQKVANLLLQTKDEYQIVNKQGTDLSERVHNIMGIATTVESIADQTNLLALNAAIEAARAGEHGRGFAVVAEEIRKLADDVKRAVQTINENLQYFITEVAKLVSNVQEQFIHLENSNQNLEKAVKDNTESTEQITNVSNTIVSLVDKLAKETEDISQMFQNIHTLAAIAEENSASSEEMSANVMNYSEKLKDLTSYIHQLEGLTSGFRDELKKYKI, from the coding sequence TTGAAAGGTAGTGTAGTTGGCACCTGGATAAATAGTTTACAGAGCTTTTTTGGTAATAAATTAGTTGATGAAGTACTTAAAGAGAATAATTGGGAACCTGACCGCATCATCTCTCCTACCGAAGATATTGCTGATAACGAAGCTTTTAATATAATTAGTTTAATCAGCAAAAAGGTAAATAAAACTAAAGCAGAAATATGGAGACAAATTGGAAAACAAAATATCTATTCCTTTGAAAGTTGGTTTCCTTCTTATTTTGATAGACCAAGTCTTAAAGATTTTTTATTAGCTATGGATGAAATTCACAGGCAATTAACTAAAAAGATTCCTGGGGCGACACCACCTAGACTAATAGCTACTGAAGTTTCTCCAAAACAAATAGAAATTACTTATATCTCCAAAAGAGGATTATTTGATTACTTTTTAGGGCTTTTAGAGGGTAGTGCCGAATACTTTAAAGAAAAATTAGATGTTACAATATTAGATAAAGGTATAAAAGATAACAAGCATTTTATTAAAGTCTCACTTATACTTGAAAAAGGTGAGCAAACAACGGAAAACTATAATCTAACAAAAAGACTTTCTTTAGGAATCAAAGAACTACCCTTAAAGATAGCAGTTAGCACAGGATTAATATCCCTACCTCTTATAGCTTTAGGTACAGGATCCTTCTCCTTTAAAACAATATTGCTTTCCTTAGTTATATTCCTTGCTAGTTTTGGGGTTAGCAACGTTATGTTAAAACCGCTTAAATCCCTTCAAGAACAAATTAAAAACATGGAAAATTCAGACTTTAGTAAGCGAAAGTTGGTTATAACAAATGATTCCTTAGAAATAATTAATTCACAATTAAATACCTTACAAGAAAATATTCAAAAAGACTTTCTATTCCTTAAAGGTGGCACTGATGATTTACATTCTTTTACGAAAAAGTTTAGTGACATCGCAAGTCAAATGGAACAAGTATCAGACACAATTCAAGGTGTAGTCCAACAAGTGGCTGAGGGCGCTGTATATCAAGCAGAAGAAACTGAAAAATCAGTATCTACTCTCACTGAAAATATTGAAAATCTTAATCAAATTGCTGAAGAGGAACTAAAAAGTAAGGAACAATTAGAAACTGCTATTGTAAATATTAAAACATCTTATGTCGAAGTGCAAAAGGTTGCAAATTTACTGCTCCAAACTAAAGATGAGTACCAAATTGTCAATAAACAAGGAACTGATCTTTCTGAAAGAGTGCATAATATTATGGGTATCGCAACTACGGTCGAATCTATAGCAGACCAAACAAACCTTTTAGCCTTAAATGCAGCCATTGAAGCAGCAAGAGCTGGTGAGCATGGTCGTGGTTTTGCCGTTGTAGCTGAAGAAATTAGAAAACTAGCTGATGATGTCAAAAGGGCCGTACAAACTATTAATGAAAACTTACAATATTTTATAACCGAAGTGGCAAAACTTGTTTCAAATGTACAAGAGCAATTTATCCATTTAGAAAACAGTAATCAAAATTTAGAAAAGGCAGTAAAAGATAATACCGAATCAACAGAACAAATTACAAATGTTTCAAATACAATTGTTTCCTTAGTTGATAAATTGGCTAAAGAAACTGAAGATATTTCTCAAATGTTTCAAAATATCCATACACTTGCAGCTATAGCCGAAGAAAACTCAGCCTCTAGTGAAGAAATGAGTGCAAATGTCATGAATTATTCAGAAAAACTTAAAGATTTAACTAGTTATATTCATCAACTTGAAGGTCTAACTAGCGGATTTAGAGATGAATTAAAAAAATACAAGATATAA